A genomic stretch from Onychostoma macrolepis isolate SWU-2019 chromosome 02, ASM1243209v1, whole genome shotgun sequence includes:
- the cdc34b gene encoding cell division cycle 34 homolog (S. cerevisiae) b, with protein MAQQSSAQVASSQKALMLEMKSLQEEPVEGFKITLVDEADLYNWEVAIFGPPNTHYEGGYFKARIKFPIDYPYSPPTFRFLTKMWHPNIYENGDVCISILHPPVDDPQSGELPSERWNPTQNVRTILLSVISLLNEPNTFSPANVDASVMYRKWRDSKGKDREYAEIIRKQVLATKAEAERDGVKVPTTLAEYCVRTRAPALDEGSDLLYDDYYDDEDLDEDEDEDGEDCCYDEDDSGNEES; from the exons ATGGCCCAGCAGAGCAGTGCTCAGGTCGCCAGCTCGCAGAAAGCTTTAATGCTGGAGATGAAGTCTCTACAGGAGGAACCAGTGGAGGGTTTCAAGATCACTTTAGTGGATGAAGCTGATCTCTACAACTGGGAAGTGGCGATTTTTGGACCCCCAAACACTCACTATGAAGGGGGCTATTTCAAG gctcgcatcaagttcccGATCGATTACCCCTATTCCCCACCCACGTTCAGATTCCTCACCAAGATGTGGCACCCCAACATCTATGAG AACGGGGACGTGTGCATCTCCATTCTGCATCCTCCAGTAGATGATCCACAGAGCGGAGAGCTGCCCTCAGAGAGGTGGAACCCCACACAGAACGTCAG aaCTATACTGTTGAGTGTCATCTCTCTACTGAACGAACCCAACACGTTTTCTCCAGCCAACGTGGACGCCTCCGTCATGTACCGCAAATGGAGAGACAGTAAAGGAAAAGACCGGGAATATGCAGAAATCATTAG AAAACAGGTTCTGGCCACTAAAGCCGAGGCAGAGCGGGACGGAGTGAAAGTTCCCACCACCCTGGCGGAGTATTGCGTTCGCACACGCGCCCCTGCACTGGACGAGGGGTCCGACCTGTTATACGACGATTACTATGATGATGAGGACttggatgaggatgaggatgaggatggcGAGGACTGTTGCTATGACGAGGACGACTCAGGAAACGAGGAATCATGA
- the abhd17aa gene encoding abhydrolase domain containing 17A, depalmitoylase a — protein MNGLSISELCGLFCCPPCPSRIAAKLAFLPPEPTYALLPDLESTSPVTSNLGAPGLRSRLAGGAGGAGGAGGAGGAGGAGSAEGAGGGGGGGGGGGGGGGGGGGGGFGDRSGEGRWKLHLSERAEFQYSQRELDGTEVFLTHSSRGNRVGCMYIRCAPSARYTVLFSHGNAVDLGQMSSFYIGLGTRINCNIFSYDYSGYGVSTGKPSEKNLYADIDAAWHALRSRYGISPENIILYGQSIGTVPTVDLASRYECAAVVLHSPLTSGMRVAFPDTKKTYCFDAFPNIEKVSKITSPVLIIHGTEDEVIDFSHGLALFERCPKAVEPLWVEGAGHNDIELYSQYLERLRRFISQEVAAHLELSFLLRRPLDFTPKRSECVSIGLRTSVCLRHSQLIRLVI, from the exons ATGAACGGCTTATCCATCAGCGAGTTGTGCGGCCTGTTCTGTTGCCCGCCCTGTCCGAGCCGGATTGCAGCGAAGCTGGCCTTCCTGCCCCCGGAGCCCACCTACGCTCTTCTGCCAGACCTGGAGTCCACCTCACCTGTGACCTCTAACCTTGGAGCCCCAGGTTTGCGCTCCCGTTTGGCTGGAGGTGCTGGAGGTGCTGGAGGTGCTGGAGGTGCTGGAGGTGCTGGAGGTGCTGGAAGTGCTGAAGGtgctggaggaggaggaggaggaggaggaggaggaggtggtggtggaggtggaggtggaggtggTGGTTTTGGTGACAGGAGTGGAGAAGGTCGATGGAAGCTGCACCTCTCTGAGCGAGCGGAGTTCCAGTACTCCCAGagggagctggacggaaccgaGGTCTTCCTCACTCACTCCAGCCGTGGCAACAGAGTGGGATGCATGTACATCCGCTGTGCCCCATCTGCAAG GTACACTGTGCTCTTTTCTCACGGTAACGCTGTGGATCTCGGTCAGATGAGCAGCTTCTACATTGGTCTGGGCACTCGTATCAACTGCAACATCTTCTCTTATGATTATTCTGGTTATGGGGTCAGTACAGGGAAACCCTCAGAGAAGAATCTGTATGCAGACATAGACGCTGCGTGGCACGCTTTGCGCTCAAG GTATGGCATCAGCCCTGAGAATATAATCCTTTATGGGCAGAGCATTGGTACCGTGCCCACCGTGGACCTGGCGTCCCGTTATGAGTGTGCTGCCGTGGTACTTCACTCACCCCTCACCTCAGGGATGAGGGTGGCGTTCCCTGACACCAAGAAGACGTACTGTTTTGATGCCTTCCCAAA CATTGAGAAGGTGTCTAAAATCACATCTCCAGTGCTGATCATCCACGGGACGGAGGATGAAGTGATTGATTTCTCTCATGGTCTGGCCCTGTTTGAGCGCTGCCCGAAGGCTGTGGAGCCGTTGTGGGTGGAAGGAGCCGGGCACAACGACATCGAGCTCTACAGTCAGTACCTGGAACGCCTGCGCAGATTCATCAGCCAGGAAGTGGCTGCACA CCTGGAGCTGAGTTTTCTACTGAGAAGACCCCTCGACTTCACACCCAAAAGATCCGAGTGTGTGAGCATCGGTCTCAGGACCTCAGTTTGTCTGAGGCACTCGCAGTTGATTCGGCTTGTGATTTAG